From a single Deinococcus humi genomic region:
- the rpsB gene encoding 30S ribosomal protein S2, whose product MSYISMKQLLEAGVHFGHETKRWNPKFKRFIFAERNGIFIIDLQKTLKQVDRSFDFIKELSERGGVILFVGTKKQAQEIVELEARRTGMPFVTSRWLGGMLTNFKTIRTRIDRLNELDDLFESERINDRPKAERIALGAERERLLRFVGGIRKMNRLPDAIFVVDPTKEVIAVQEANKLGIPVIALADTDSDPDVIDYIVPGNDDAIRSIQLITHRIGDLLVEARGGGEDVSGERVEGENAGMMAAEQGAEGDTAQLTSTQGRS is encoded by the coding sequence ATGTCGTACATCAGCATGAAGCAACTGCTGGAAGCCGGAGTTCACTTCGGCCACGAAACCAAGCGCTGGAATCCCAAATTCAAGCGCTTTATCTTCGCTGAGCGCAACGGTATTTTCATCATCGACCTGCAGAAGACCCTCAAGCAGGTGGACCGCAGCTTCGATTTCATCAAGGAACTCTCGGAGCGCGGCGGCGTCATCCTGTTCGTCGGCACCAAGAAGCAGGCGCAGGAAATCGTGGAGCTCGAAGCGCGCCGTACCGGCATGCCCTTTGTCACTAGCCGCTGGCTGGGCGGGATGCTCACCAACTTCAAGACCATCCGCACCCGTATCGACCGCTTGAACGAACTCGACGATCTGTTCGAGTCCGAGCGCATCAATGACCGTCCCAAGGCCGAGCGCATCGCCCTGGGCGCCGAGCGCGAGCGTCTGCTGCGCTTCGTGGGCGGTATCCGCAAGATGAACCGTCTGCCCGACGCGATCTTCGTTGTGGACCCCACCAAGGAAGTCATCGCCGTGCAGGAGGCCAACAAGCTCGGGATTCCCGTGATCGCGCTGGCCGACACCGACAGCGATCCGGACGTGATCGACTACATCGTGCCCGGCAACGACGACGCGATCCGCAGCATCCAGCTGATCACGCACCGCATCGGTGACCTGCTGGTCGAGGCCCGTGGCGGCGGCGAGGACGTGTCCGGCGAGCGCGTGGAAGGCGAGAACGCTGGCATGATGGCCGCCGAGCAGGGAGCCGAGGGCGATACCGCTCAGCTCACCAGCACGCAGGGCCGCAGCTAA
- the tsf gene encoding translation elongation factor Ts: protein MLESIKKLRELTGAGMMDVKKALADAGNDEDKAVALLRERGIVKAAKKADREAREGLVRFMVDGNAAAMVEVNSETDFVARNADFQQLVEELAQAALKAKTSDVEELRNFTMDGGETVGTVVAAAAGRIGENLVLNRVAYMEGQQIAGYVHSNGKIGVLVDLEGGSAAQAKDVALHVAAENPQYLKRDQVNSEDIEKEREILTNKALNEGKPQQIVEKIVSGQIGKFYEEKVLPEQKFVKDNSVTVGKYLGDASVNNFVRFEIGS, encoded by the coding sequence ATGTTGGAATCGATCAAGAAACTGCGCGAACTGACCGGTGCGGGCATGATGGACGTGAAGAAGGCCCTGGCCGACGCGGGCAACGACGAGGACAAGGCAGTGGCCCTGCTGCGCGAGCGCGGCATCGTCAAGGCCGCCAAGAAAGCCGACCGTGAGGCCCGCGAAGGTCTGGTGCGCTTTATGGTGGACGGCAACGCCGCCGCGATGGTGGAAGTCAACAGCGAGACCGACTTCGTGGCGCGCAATGCCGACTTCCAGCAGCTGGTGGAAGAACTGGCCCAGGCGGCCCTGAAGGCCAAGACCAGCGACGTCGAGGAACTCCGCAACTTCACGATGGATGGCGGCGAGACCGTAGGCACCGTTGTGGCCGCCGCTGCCGGACGCATCGGCGAGAACCTGGTGCTCAACCGTGTGGCCTACATGGAAGGCCAGCAGATCGCCGGGTACGTGCACAGCAACGGCAAGATCGGCGTGCTGGTGGATCTGGAGGGCGGCAGCGCGGCGCAGGCCAAGGACGTTGCCCTACATGTGGCCGCCGAGAACCCGCAGTACCTGAAGCGCGATCAGGTGAACAGCGAGGACATCGAGAAGGAGCGCGAGATCCTGACCAACAAGGCGCTCAACGAGGGCAAGCCCCAGCAGATCGTCGAGAAGATCGTCTCAGGGCAGATCGGCAAGTTCTACGAGGAAAAAGTGCTGCCCGAGCAGAAGTTCGTCAAGGACAACTCTGTGACCGTGGGCAAGTACCTGGGCGACGCCAGCGTGAACAACTTCGTCCGGTTCGAGATCGGCTCGTAA
- the pyrH gene encoding UMP kinase — protein MFKRVLLKLSGEFLAGEDGFGISPDTTARLARLISDALKGSEIELAIVIGGGNFWRGARNGVGMDPATADYIGMLGTVMNAMALQDAMETAGRPTRVMSAIPMAAVAEPYIRRRAMRHLEKGRVVIFGGGNGAPFFTTDTTSTLRALEIGAEVVLMAKNKVDGVYDSDPQKNPEAVRFDTLTHHEVVERRLAVMDATAITLCMDKGLPIVVFDLFQSGNLERLFRGERVGTLIQS, from the coding sequence ATGTTCAAGCGCGTTCTGCTCAAGCTCTCCGGCGAATTTCTGGCCGGGGAGGATGGCTTCGGCATCAGTCCCGACACCACCGCCCGCCTCGCAAGGCTGATCAGTGACGCCCTGAAAGGCAGCGAGATCGAGCTGGCCATCGTGATCGGCGGCGGCAACTTCTGGCGTGGCGCACGCAACGGCGTCGGGATGGACCCGGCCACCGCGGACTATATCGGGATGCTGGGCACCGTGATGAACGCCATGGCCCTGCAGGACGCCATGGAAACCGCCGGACGCCCCACCCGTGTCATGAGCGCCATTCCGATGGCCGCGGTGGCCGAGCCGTACATTCGCCGCAGGGCGATGCGTCACCTGGAAAAGGGGCGCGTGGTGATCTTCGGCGGCGGTAATGGCGCACCGTTTTTCACCACCGACACCACCAGTACTCTGCGTGCTCTGGAGATAGGTGCGGAAGTGGTGCTGATGGCCAAGAACAAGGTGGACGGCGTGTACGACAGTGATCCGCAGAAGAATCCAGAGGCGGTGCGCTTCGACACCCTGACTCACCACGAGGTCGTCGAACGCCGCCTGGCCGTGATGGATGCCACCGCCATCACGCTGTGTATGGACAAGGGGCTGCCCATCGTGGTCTTCGATCTGTTCCAGTCGGGCAACCTCGAGCGGCTGTTTCGGGGCGAGCGGGTCGGAACGCTGATTCAGAGCTGA
- the frr gene encoding ribosome recycling factor — MSDMKTIQAETREKMGKAIESLENSLSVLRTGRANPGILKRVVVDYYGQSMPIDQVASVSTPDARTLVITPWDRGALAPIEKAIRDSDLGLNPNNKGDTIFISLPVLTEERRKDLVKNAKTYAEDARIAIRNLRKHSLDDVKKLEGIGDDDIKRGEAEVQKITDEFIARVDSTFHKKEQEILG, encoded by the coding sequence ATGTCCGACATGAAAACCATTCAGGCCGAGACCCGCGAGAAAATGGGCAAGGCCATCGAGTCGCTGGAAAACAGCTTGAGCGTGCTCCGCACGGGCCGCGCCAACCCAGGCATCCTCAAACGAGTGGTGGTGGACTACTACGGTCAGTCCATGCCTATCGATCAGGTCGCCAGCGTCAGCACGCCCGACGCCCGCACCCTTGTCATTACGCCCTGGGACCGGGGCGCGCTGGCACCCATCGAGAAGGCCATCCGCGACAGCGATCTGGGCCTGAATCCCAACAACAAGGGCGACACCATCTTTATCAGCCTGCCGGTGTTGACCGAGGAGCGGCGCAAGGATCTGGTGAAGAACGCCAAGACCTACGCCGAGGACGCCCGCATTGCCATCCGCAACCTGCGCAAGCACTCGCTGGACGATGTCAAGAAGCTCGAGGGCATTGGGGACGATGACATCAAGCGCGGCGAGGCTGAGGTGCAGAAGATCACCGACGAGTTCATCGCCCGGGTGGACAGCACCTTCCACAAGAAGGAGCAGGAAATCCTCGGGTGA
- a CDS encoding phosphatidate cytidylyltransferase produces the protein MESLSSRVLTAVVGFAIISVIVWIGWWAMLPALMFLSVMGLYEYIRMLDRNDIDVRRASLAVFAAALIVASLPVWAQTPPWPGGSWREVVLTVALGYLLVMEVVRPGERPLERVVYSMFGLLYIPWLLGYFLLLRYSPDATAGLLYFALPLLATFAADIGGFFGGYYFGRRKLAPEVSPGKTIEGAIGGLLAGFLIVLVISSLSGIWSPLESLLYSILVASASQLGDLAESLIKRALRTKDSGTSLPGHGGFLDRIDSLLFAVPATYLFLQISVFSR, from the coding sequence ATGGAGAGCCTGAGCAGCCGCGTCCTGACCGCCGTGGTGGGTTTTGCCATCATCAGCGTCATCGTGTGGATCGGCTGGTGGGCCATGCTGCCGGCGCTGATGTTTCTGTCGGTGATGGGCCTGTACGAGTACATCCGCATGCTGGACCGCAATGACATTGACGTGCGACGGGCCAGTCTGGCTGTATTCGCCGCCGCGTTGATCGTCGCGAGCCTGCCCGTGTGGGCACAGACCCCGCCGTGGCCCGGCGGCTCCTGGCGGGAAGTGGTTTTGACCGTGGCACTGGGCTACCTGCTGGTCATGGAGGTCGTGCGTCCGGGCGAACGTCCGCTGGAACGGGTGGTCTACAGCATGTTTGGCCTGTTATACATCCCCTGGCTGCTAGGCTATTTTCTGCTGCTCCGCTACAGCCCGGACGCCACGGCGGGGTTGCTGTATTTCGCACTGCCGCTGCTGGCCACATTCGCTGCCGACATCGGGGGCTTTTTCGGCGGCTATTACTTCGGACGCCGGAAGCTGGCCCCGGAGGTCAGTCCGGGCAAGACGATAGAGGGGGCCATTGGCGGCCTGCTCGCAGGGTTCCTGATCGTGCTGGTCATCTCCAGCCTGAGCGGAATCTGGTCACCGCTGGAATCGCTGCTGTATTCCATTCTGGTGGCCAGCGCGAGTCAGCTGGGCGATCTGGCCGAGAGCCTGATCAAACGCGCCCTGAGAACCAAAGACAGCGGCACCAGTCTGCCCGGTCACGGCGGCTTTCTGGACCGTATCGACAGCCTGCTGTTCGCCGTGCCCGCCACCTATCTGTTCTTGCAGATCAGCGTGTTTTCCCGCTAG
- a CDS encoding DUF4388 domain-containing protein, protein MVRGDLAVFPFLSVMQMLLTSGREGLLSVDHVRGGQLWLERGEIIHARCGELTGDAALQLLASLGSGTFVFEPGISAPERTLHLHRDSALRRLFEESNAWEPLLRAFPDWQRRLRFTPRWTEAQPVTHPQFRALKLVSQELDIRTLLERSGEPPRTVLETLRPFMMAGLIEEC, encoded by the coding sequence ATGGTGCGCGGCGACCTCGCAGTCTTTCCTTTTCTTTCCGTGATGCAGATGCTCCTGACCAGTGGCCGTGAAGGGCTGTTGAGCGTGGACCACGTGCGCGGCGGTCAACTGTGGCTGGAACGCGGCGAGATCATCCACGCCCGCTGCGGCGAATTGACCGGTGACGCCGCGCTGCAACTGCTTGCCAGTCTGGGGAGCGGGACCTTTGTGTTCGAGCCGGGGATCAGCGCCCCCGAACGTACCTTGCACCTGCACCGGGATTCGGCGCTGCGCCGTCTGTTCGAGGAAAGCAACGCCTGGGAGCCGCTGTTGCGGGCCTTTCCCGACTGGCAACGTCGCCTGCGGTTCACGCCCCGCTGGACCGAGGCCCAGCCTGTCACCCACCCTCAGTTCCGTGCCTTGAAACTGGTCTCGCAGGAACTGGATATCCGCACCCTTCTGGAACGCAGTGGGGAGCCACCGCGCACTGTGCTGGAAACCCTGCGCCCCTTCATGATGGCCGGACTGATTGAGGAGTGCTGA
- a CDS encoding ADP-ribosylglycohydrolase family protein codes for MITGTGPLLSLAAADALGAATEFKTPQTIAARYGQTITDYQPGSVFGFAPGEATDDTQMVVATLLGYAKQTGVDGVLSALRDWLAAGPPDVGGLTGAALRFATLDGGVRAWEGSGFRSAGNGGLMRIAAVWIAGFKGTGLARESAAVTALTHADPRCVYASVFLTAFLEALAAGQPYAEAAADALAVTGNFDARAALLDAEIFGVDTRDAHAAFKDRERQARAEVRDRVHSGLAGRMTSQSGFVLDTLEAAVKHAGADSWHACVEAAVLLGDDSDTVACVVGAIAGARGFEVPARLLPPLRLGHTWPGWQRGWECTEHFPELVRAVRQP; via the coding sequence ATGATCACCGGGACAGGGCCGCTCCTCTCGCTGGCCGCGGCGGACGCGCTGGGAGCAGCCACCGAATTCAAGACGCCACAGACCATCGCCGCCCGCTACGGCCAGACCATTACGGACTATCAGCCGGGTAGCGTGTTTGGTTTCGCGCCGGGCGAGGCCACCGACGACACCCAGATGGTCGTGGCGACGCTGCTAGGCTACGCAAAGCAAACAGGTGTGGACGGTGTGCTGAGTGCCCTGCGTGATTGGCTGGCGGCAGGACCGCCGGACGTGGGCGGCCTGACCGGCGCAGCCCTGCGCTTCGCTACGCTTGACGGTGGTGTTCGCGCTTGGGAGGGCAGCGGCTTCCGAAGTGCTGGGAACGGGGGCCTGATGCGAATTGCCGCCGTGTGGATCGCCGGTTTCAAGGGAACTGGCCTGGCTCGCGAATCGGCAGCCGTGACTGCTCTGACCCACGCCGACCCGCGCTGCGTGTACGCCTCGGTCTTTCTGACCGCGTTTCTGGAGGCGCTCGCCGCTGGGCAACCCTACGCTGAGGCCGCTGCAGACGCCCTGGCGGTGACGGGCAACTTCGACGCCCGCGCTGCCCTGTTGGATGCTGAAATCTTTGGCGTCGACACACGGGATGCCCACGCGGCTTTCAAGGACCGTGAGCGACAGGCCAGGGCCGAGGTCCGCGACCGAGTGCATTCCGGGTTGGCAGGGAGGATGACCTCGCAGAGCGGCTTTGTGCTGGACACGCTGGAAGCTGCCGTGAAGCATGCGGGCGCCGACAGCTGGCACGCCTGCGTGGAGGCTGCCGTCTTGCTGGGCGACGACAGCGATACGGTGGCCTGCGTGGTCGGGGCCATTGCGGGGGCGAGGGGCTTTGAGGTTCCAGCCCGGCTGCTGCCGCCCCTGCGCCTGGGGCACACCTGGCCGGGCTGGCAGCGCGGCTGGGAATGTACCGAACATTTTCCCGAACTGGTGCGGGCAGTGCGGCAGCCATGA
- a CDS encoding nucleotidyltransferase family protein, which produces MNESEFERLVRLNPVNAAMLERLPDLGVQQVHLVAGALFGTVWNVQSGQPPEAQIRDYDVFYWDDDPSYEAEDAVIRRAEVLFGDLKVTVEIRNQARVHLWFNGKFGQDRPPLKSVREGIDQFLVECTCVGIDAFGDVYAPYGLDDLAAGILRPNPHNHTPGLCGAKIADYQRRWPWLQAAGSVQIS; this is translated from the coding sequence ATGAACGAGAGTGAATTTGAGAGGCTGGTGCGCCTGAATCCAGTCAATGCAGCCATGCTGGAACGGCTGCCAGACCTGGGCGTGCAGCAGGTTCACCTGGTTGCCGGGGCGCTGTTTGGCACAGTCTGGAATGTGCAGAGTGGCCAGCCTCCAGAAGCGCAGATCCGCGATTACGACGTGTTTTACTGGGATGATGACCCCAGCTACGAGGCCGAGGACGCCGTGATCCGCCGGGCCGAGGTGCTGTTTGGTGATCTGAAAGTCACTGTCGAGATCCGCAACCAGGCCCGCGTTCACCTGTGGTTCAACGGGAAGTTCGGCCAGGACCGCCCACCATTGAAGAGCGTTCGAGAGGGCATAGATCAGTTCCTGGTGGAATGCACCTGCGTGGGCATAGATGCGTTCGGTGATGTTTACGCCCCTTATGGTCTGGACGATCTGGCCGCTGGAATTCTGCGGCCCAATCCTCATAACCATACCCCCGGCCTGTGCGGCGCCAAGATCGCTGACTACCAGCGGCGCTGGCCATGGCTCCAGGCTGCGGGATCGGTGCAGATCTCTTAG